The following are from one region of the Gossypium hirsutum isolate 1008001.06 chromosome D03, Gossypium_hirsutum_v2.1, whole genome shotgun sequence genome:
- the LOC107937836 gene encoding kinesin-like protein KIN-14E, producing the protein MPIDTLPSMTQSMRASRSSFSSSNGHEEVPFHSAASVSNGDDYDSDGSNFAPSTPSALSMAVPAELAGAIPLIDRFQVEAFLRMMQKQINSSGKRSFFSKKSVGTQVREKFTFEDMLCFQKDPIPTSLLKINSDLVSRAMKMFHMILKYMGVDSSERVTSVGFDERVELVLKLYKQTLKRAELRDELFVQISKQTRNNPDRQNLIKAWELMYLCASSMPPSKDIGGYLSEYVHNVAHSANDSEVQTLALNTLNALKRSVKAGSRNTIPGREEIEAILTNRKLTTIVFFLDETFEEITYDMTTTVSDAVEELANIIKLSAYSSFSLFECRKVVNGSKSADLGNEEYIGLDDNKYIGDLLAEIKAAKDRSKGEILQCKLIFKKKLFRESDEAVTDPMFVQLSYFQLQHDYILGNYPVGRDDAVQLSALQILAEIGFVCSPESCTDWNTLLERFLPRQIALTRARREWELDILSRYRSMEHLTKDDARQQFLRILRTLPYGSSIFFSVRKIDDPIGLLPGRIVLGINKRGVHFFRPVPKEYLHSAELRDIMQFGSSNTAVFFKMRVAGVLHIFQFETKQGEEICVALQTHINDVMLRRYSKARSVANGSVNGDVSNNFKPPSLEVYEKRVQDLSKAVEESQKNTNQLLGELHEKQKQELKTQEELECLKNALRKEKEDLMEVMLDRDRIRSLYEEKDTALQAALLEKKTVEVRLAKLSNLALENNAKGNMAVTVNEPLHKLQDELKLRNEELHMAVEKTKRLTNEKVILEQRITELERKKDEEVKILKKSYEQECRALKFQMSELGMKLERVTNELAVSESTLAVRNADFSALQNNLKELEELREMREDIDRKNEQTAAILKMQGAQLTELEVLYKEEQILRKRYFNTIEDMKGKVRVFCRLRPLNEKEMLEKERKVLMGLDEFTVEHPWKDDKAKQHMYDRVFDDSATQEDIFEDTRYLVQSAVDGYNVCIFAYGQTGSGKTFTIYGSDNNPGLTPRAIAELFKILRRDSNKFSFSLKAYMVELYQDTLVDLLLPKNAKRLKLDIKKDSKGMVAVENATVIPISTFEELKSIIQRGSERRHISGTQMNEESSRSHLILSVVIESTNLQTQSVARGKLSFVDLAGSERVKKSGSVGDQLKEAQSINKSLSALGDVISALSSSSQHIPYRNHKLTMLMSDSLGGNAKTLMFVNVSPAESNLDETYNSLTYASRVRSIVNDASKNISSKEVVRLKKLVAYWKEQAGRRGDEEDYEDIQEEQTRKDRTDGRHSM; encoded by the exons ATGCCCATTGACACGCTGCCATCCATGACCCAAAGTATGAGAGCAAGTAGGTCTTCCTTTAGCTCTAGCAATGGGCATGAAGAAGTTCCTTTTCACAGTGCTGCTTCTGTTTCAAATGGGGACGATTACGACAGTGATGGCTCCAACTTTGCACCTTC TACACCAAGTGCATTGTCCATGGCAGTTCCTGCAGAACTTGCTGGTGCAATACCCTTGATTGATAGATTTCAG GTGGAAGCATTCTTAAGAATGATGCAGAAACAGATTAATTCTTCTGGAAAGCGTAGTTTTTTCTCTAAAAAGTCTGTAGGCACTCAAGTTAGAGAAAAGTTCACATTCGAGGATATGTTGTGTTTCCAAAAG GATCCTATTCCAACTTCACTACTTAAAATTAATAGTGACCTGGTAAGCCGAGCAATGAAAATGTTCCATATGATTTTGAAGTACATGGGAGTTGATTCATCTGAACGAGTAACTTCAGTAGGCTTCGATGAACGGGTTGAGCTTGTTTTGAAACTATATAAGCAAACTTTGAAGCGTGCAGAGCTTCGAGATGAATTATTTGTTCAGATTTCCAAACAAACAAGGAACAATCCTGATAG ACAAAACTTGATCAAAGCATGGGAACTGATGTATTTATGTGCATCTTCCATGCCTCCTAGCAAAGACATTGGTGGATATTTATCTGAGTATGTTCACAATGTCGCCCACAGTGCCAATGATTCTGAGGTCCAAACACTTGCATTAAATACGTTAAATGCTTTGAAGCGGTCTGTCAAAGCTGGCTCCCGCAATACAATACCAGGACGTGAAGAAATTGAAGCTATTTTAACTAATCGAAAGCTGACAACTATTGTGTTTTTCTTGGATGAAACTTTTGAAGAAATAACATATGACATGACTACAACTGTGTCTGATGCTGTTGAG gaGCTAGCAAATATAATTAAACTATCAGCTTATTCTAGCTTCAGCCTGTTTGAATGTCGTAAAGTTGTTAATGGTTCCAAGTCTGCTGATCTTGGGAATG AGGAATACATTGGGTTAGATGATAATAAGTATATTGGTGACCTGCTGGCGGAAATCAAGGCAGCCAAGGATCGAAGTAAAGGGGAGATATTACAATGTAAGCTCATATTTAAAAAGAAGCTCTTTCGGGAGTCCGATGAAGCTGTAACGGATCCAATGTTTGTACAACTTTCCTATTTTCAA TTACAACATGATTACATTTTGGGCAATTATCCTGTTGGAAGAGATGATGCTGTGCAGTTGTCTGCATTACAGATCTTGGCTGAGATTGGGTTTGTTTGTAGCCCTGAATCATGCAC TGACTGGAATACTCTCCTAGAACGATTCCTTCCTAGGCAAATTGCACTTACTCGAGCAAGACGAGAATGGGAATTGGATATTCTTTCTCGTTACCGTTCCATG GAACACCTTACAAAAGATGATGCAAGACAACAATTTCTTCGAATATTGAGGACACTTCCTTATGGGAGTTCAATTTTCTTCAGTGTTCGCAAAATTGATGATCCAATTGGACTTTTGCCTGGACGGATAGTTTTGGGTATCAACAAGCGTGGG GTTCACTTTTTCCGTCCTGTTCCCAAGGAGTATTTACATTCAGCCGAATTAAGAGACATAATGCAGTTTGGCAGCAGCAATACTGCTGTATTTTTCAAGATGAGAGTTGCTGGTGTTCTTCACATATTTCAATTTGAAACTAAACAG GGGGAAGAAATCTGTGTTGCTCTTCAAACACACATAAATGATGTCATGTTACGCCGTTACTCAAAAGCTCGATCTGTTGCTAATGGTTCTGTAAATGGAGATGTTTCTAACAATTTTAAGCCTCCTAGTCTAGAAGTGTATGAGAAGCGTGTTCAGGATTTATCAAAAGCTGTTGAAGAATCTCAAAAGAACACTAATCAA TTGTTGGGAGAATTGCATGAGAAGCAAAAGCAGGAGTTGAAAACACAAGAAGAATTGGAGTGTCTTAAAAATGCCTTGAGGAAAGAGAAGGAAGACTTAATGGAGGTTATGTTGGACCGTGATAGAATTAGATCATTATATGAAGAAAAGGATACTGCTCTTCAG GCTGCTCTACTAGAGAAGAAGACGGTGGAAGTTAGGTTGGCTAAGTTAAGTAATCTAGCTTTAGAGAACAATGCCAAAGGGAACATGGCTGTAACAGTAAATGAG CCGCTGCACAAGCTCCAAGACGAATTGAAACTTCGTAATGAGGAGTTGCATATGGCTGTGGAAAAGACAAAAAGACTAACAAATGAGAAGGTCATTTTGGAACAGAGAATTACTGAACTAGAAAGGAAGAAAGATGAAGAG GTGAAAATTCTGAAGAAAAGCTATGAGCAAGAATGCAGAGCCTTAAAGTTTCAGATGTCTGAACTTGGAATGAAGTTGGAAAGGGTTACCAATGAATTGGCTGTTTCAGAGTCAACCCTTGCAGTTAGAAATGCAGATTTTTCTGCCCTTCAGAATAACTTAAAAGAACTAGAGGAACTGAGGGAAATGAGAGAG GATATTGATAGAAAGAATGAGCAAACTGCTGCCATCTTGAAGATGCAAGGGGCCCAACTTACTGAATTAGAAGTGCTTTATAAGGAAGAACAAATTTTAAGAAAGCGATATTTTAATACTATAGAAG ACATGAAAGGCAAGGTTAGAGTGTTTTGCCGCTTAAGGCCTTTAAATGAGAAAGAGATgcttgaaaaggaaagaaaagtgcTAATGGGCTTGGATGAATTCACTGTCGAACATCCATGGAAGGATGATAAAGCAAAACAACACATGTATGATCGTGTCTTTGATGACAGTGCCACCCAAGAAGATATCTTTGAGGATACAAGG TACTTGGTCCAATCAGCTGTAGATGGGTACAATGTCTGCATATTTGCTTATGGTCAAACTGGTTCTGGAAAGACATTTACAATATATGGATCAGATAACAATCCTGGATTGACACCTCGAGCTATTgcagaacttttcaaaattttaaggcgTGATAGCAACAAATTCTCATTTtcattgaag GCATATATGGTGGAGTTATACCAGGATACACTTGTAGACTTGTTATTACCAAAGAATGCTAAGCGTCTGAAGCTTGATATAAAGAAAGACTCGAAG GGCATGGTTGCTGTAGAAAATGCAACGGTTATTCCTATCTCTACTTTTGAGGAGTTAAAAAGCATTATTCAGAGAGGATCAGAACGAAGGCACATTTCTGGGACACAGATGAATGAGGAAAGTTCAAGATCTCATCTAATACTTTCAGTTGTTATTGAGAGTACCAATCTTCAAACGCAGTCTGTTGCCAGGGGAAAG CTAAGTTTTGTGGACCTTGCTGGTTCTGAGAGAGTGAAAAAGTCTGGTTCTGTTGGTGATCAACTTAAAGAAGCACAGAGTATCAACAAGTCACTTTCTGCTCTTGGGGATGTCATTAGTGCTTTATCTTCTAGCAGTCAACATATTCCTTACAGGAATCACAAGCTAACAATGTTAATGAGCGATTCACTCGGTGGTAATGCGAAAACACTCATGTTTGTTAATGTCTCTCCAGCTGAATCAAATTTGGATGAGACCTACAACTCTCTAAC ATATGCATCAAGAGTTCGGTCCATTGTGAATGATGCAAGCAAAAACATTAGCTCAAAAGAGGTGGTTCGATTGAAAAAGTTGGTTGCATATTGGAAGGAGCAAGCTGGTAGGAGGGGAGATGAGGAGGATTATGAAGATATTCAAGAGGAGCAAACAAGAAAAGACAGGACAGATGGTCGTCACTCAATGTAG
- the LOC107937819 gene encoding AT-rich interactive domain-containing protein 3 isoform X3 — translation MEFEITDTKENENKERELVVPVLGASNLNDGDHPVSPPLQQHPSSPSPVPMEANSITYHTGHANAGRNIQPHSTPAHHSACLLPVSNDQSSLKPDVETTSNVKSESSSIFHFKTHTDSTSDHIQAAEATTDVKTETSSVSPPKLTENAKTETSSALTQSKTNYDCNPIPTCLDEPEPLTPSPLFSDMELLKEKVEDLKNGDNKTELPTTPVNGNNNSELSFFLDDIHFSDGNESGTEEEQSVFMKQLEIFFKERGMEFKPPKFYGEGLNCLKLWRAVTKLGGYDKVTSCKLWRQVGESFKPPKTCTTVSWTFRGFYKKALLDYERHKTRGAELNIPISSQSEAMNVDNQASGSGRARRDAAARAMRGWHSRHFRNCEVSEPILKDKNSISQQKREKQLKSLVWRQQWLILDPQQIGLRSMCRKLKIVLRSML, via the exons ATGGAATTCGAGATAACTGACACCAAGGAAAATGAAAACAAGGAGCGCGAACTAGTTGTTCCAGTATTAGGTGCTTCTAACTTGAACGATGGAGATCATCCTGTTAGTCCACCGCTTCAGCAACATCCTTCCTCTCCTTCCCCCGTGCCCATGGAGGCTAACTCCATAACCTATCACACGGGGCATGCCAATGCTGGTAGGAACATACAACCACATTCTACTCCAGCTCACCACTCAGCGTGCTTACTTCCTGTTTCCAATGATCAATCGTCACTGAAGCCTGATGTAGAAACCACAAGCAATGTGAAATCTGAATCCTCTTCTATTTTTCATTTCAAGACGCACACTGATTCTACCTCCGATCATATTCAAGCTGCTGAAGCTACAACTGATGTCAAAACCGAAACCTCTTCTGTCTCACCTCCTAAACTCACAGAAAATGCCAAAACTGAAACTTCTTCTGCATTAACTCAAAGCAAAACGAATTATGATTGTAACCCCATACCAACTTGCCTTGATGAACCTGAGCCACTTACCCCTTCTCCATTATTTTCTGATATGGAACTACTGAAGGAAAAAGTGGAAGATTTGAAGAATGGGGATAATAAAACGGAGTTGCCTACAACCCCTGTTAATGGGAACAACAATTCTGAGCTCTCATTTTTTTTGGATGACATTCATTTTTCCGATGGCAATGAGTCAGGAACAGAAGAGGAGCAATCAGTCTTCATGAAGCAACTGGAAATTTTCTTCAAAGAGAGAGGCATGGAATTTAAGCCTCCTAAATTTTATGGGGAAGGGCTGAATTGCCTTAA GTTGTGGAGAGCTGTTACTAAATTGGGTGGCTATGACAAG GTAACTTCATGTAAATTGTGGCGGCAAGTTGGAGAATCTTTCAAGCCCCCAAA GACCTGTACTACTGTTTCATGGACATTTCGTGGTTTCTATAAGAAG GCACTCCTTGATTATGAAAGGCATAAGACTCGTGGGGCTGAGCTTAATATACCTATTTCATCGCAATCAGAGGCTATGAATGTTGATAATCAG GCTTCAGGATCTGGTAGAGCACGAAGGGATGCAGCAGCACGTGCTATGAGGGGTTGGCACTCACGTCATTTTCGTAATTGTGAAGTCAGTGAACCAATACTTAAG GATAAGAATTCTATTTCTCAACAAAAGCGTGAGAAACAGCTTAAAAGCCTGG TGTGGAGACAGCAGTGGTTGATATTGGATCCCCAGCAGATTGGGTTAAGATCAATGTGCAGAAAACT AAAGATTGTTTTGAGGTCTATGCTTTAG
- the LOC107937820 gene encoding uncharacterized protein, whose protein sequence is MFGSMIRYFSTKPKPKMKPIELKTSPEQTQTITRVIFDILKEHGPLTVGDTWERVKEVGLRGLTSKRHMKIVLRWMRERQKIRLICNHVGPHKQFLYTTWFTKPNISHTRAVHNSSTSTTSFSVDTSSPKLSSG, encoded by the exons ATGTTTGGGAGTATGATTCGGTACTTTTCGACGAAACCCAAGCCGAAAATGAAGCCAATCGAGTTGAAAACGTCGCCAGAGCAAACGCAGACCATAACCAGAGTCATCTTTGACATTCTCAAGGAGCATGGGCCCCTCACCGTCGGTGATACTTGGGAACGAGTCAAG GAGGTTGGATTGAGAGGACTTACAAGCAAGAGGCACATGAAGATCGTGCTGAGATGGATGAGAGAGAGACAAAAGATTAGGCTAATATGCAACCATGTGGGGCCTCACAAACAATTTCTGTATACAACTTGGTTCACTAAACCAAACATCAGCCACACAAGAGCTGTTCATAATTCCTCAACTTCTACAACTAGTTTTTCTGTCGATACTTCTAGTCCAAAGTTGTCTTCAGGTTAG
- the LOC107937819 gene encoding AT-rich interactive domain-containing protein 6 isoform X1 has protein sequence MEFEITDTKENENKERELVVPVLGASNLNDGDHPVSPPLQQHPSSPSPVPMEANSITYHTGHANAGRNIQPHSTPAHHSACLLPVSNDQSSLKPDVETTSNVKSESSSIFHFKTHTDSTSDHIQAAEATTDVKTETSSVSPPKLTENAKTETSSALTQSKTNYDCNPIPTCLDEPEPLTPSPLFSDMELLKEKVEDLKNGDNKTELPTTPVNGNNNSELSFFLDDIHFSDGNESGTEEEQSVFMKQLEIFFKERGMEFKPPKFYGEGLNCLKLWRAVTKLGGYDKVTSCKLWRQVGESFKPPKTCTTVSWTFRGFYKKALLDYERHKTRGAELNIPISSQSEAMNVDNQASGSGRARRDAAARAMRGWHSRHFRNCEVSEPILKDKNSISQQKREKQLKSLGLLKRKKPSYLDCAVKASCTKVLKAHVETAVVDIGSPADWVKINVQKTKDCFEVYALVPGLLREEVRVQSDPAGRLVISGEPEHPDNPWGVTPFKKVVNLPSRIDPHQTSAVVTLHGQLFVRVPFEQS, from the exons ATGGAATTCGAGATAACTGACACCAAGGAAAATGAAAACAAGGAGCGCGAACTAGTTGTTCCAGTATTAGGTGCTTCTAACTTGAACGATGGAGATCATCCTGTTAGTCCACCGCTTCAGCAACATCCTTCCTCTCCTTCCCCCGTGCCCATGGAGGCTAACTCCATAACCTATCACACGGGGCATGCCAATGCTGGTAGGAACATACAACCACATTCTACTCCAGCTCACCACTCAGCGTGCTTACTTCCTGTTTCCAATGATCAATCGTCACTGAAGCCTGATGTAGAAACCACAAGCAATGTGAAATCTGAATCCTCTTCTATTTTTCATTTCAAGACGCACACTGATTCTACCTCCGATCATATTCAAGCTGCTGAAGCTACAACTGATGTCAAAACCGAAACCTCTTCTGTCTCACCTCCTAAACTCACAGAAAATGCCAAAACTGAAACTTCTTCTGCATTAACTCAAAGCAAAACGAATTATGATTGTAACCCCATACCAACTTGCCTTGATGAACCTGAGCCACTTACCCCTTCTCCATTATTTTCTGATATGGAACTACTGAAGGAAAAAGTGGAAGATTTGAAGAATGGGGATAATAAAACGGAGTTGCCTACAACCCCTGTTAATGGGAACAACAATTCTGAGCTCTCATTTTTTTTGGATGACATTCATTTTTCCGATGGCAATGAGTCAGGAACAGAAGAGGAGCAATCAGTCTTCATGAAGCAACTGGAAATTTTCTTCAAAGAGAGAGGCATGGAATTTAAGCCTCCTAAATTTTATGGGGAAGGGCTGAATTGCCTTAA GTTGTGGAGAGCTGTTACTAAATTGGGTGGCTATGACAAG GTAACTTCATGTAAATTGTGGCGGCAAGTTGGAGAATCTTTCAAGCCCCCAAA GACCTGTACTACTGTTTCATGGACATTTCGTGGTTTCTATAAGAAG GCACTCCTTGATTATGAAAGGCATAAGACTCGTGGGGCTGAGCTTAATATACCTATTTCATCGCAATCAGAGGCTATGAATGTTGATAATCAG GCTTCAGGATCTGGTAGAGCACGAAGGGATGCAGCAGCACGTGCTATGAGGGGTTGGCACTCACGTCATTTTCGTAATTGTGAAGTCAGTGAACCAATACTTAAG GATAAGAATTCTATTTCTCAACAAAAGCGTGAGAAACAGCTTAAAAGCCTGG GCCTGCTTAAACGCAAGAAACCATCGTATTTGGACTGTGCTGTCAAGGCTTCATGTACTAAAGTATTGAAGGCACA TGTGGAGACAGCAGTGGTTGATATTGGATCCCCAGCAGATTGGGTTAAGATCAATGTGCAGAAAACT AAAGATTGTTTTGAGGTCTATGCTTTAGTTCCAGGCCTTCTTCGTGAGGAG GTGCGTGTTCAATCTGATCCTGCAGGACGCCTGGTAATAAGCGGTGAACCTGAGCATCCAGATAATCCTTGGGGTGTCACACCGTTCAAAAAG GTTGTCAACTTGCCCTCGAGGATTGATCCACATCAGACATCAGCGGTTGTAACCCTTCATGGACAGTTGTTTGTACGTGTTCCATTTGAGCAAAGCTGA
- the LOC107937798 gene encoding protein PIN-LIKES 3, which produces MRILDLFVVASMPIMKVLMLTALGSFLALDRIDVMGESARKQLNNVVFFVFNPALVSSSLAKTVTFESIVLLWFMPFNILLTFIIGTAMGWLLVKITKAPQHIRGLILSCCAAGNVGHLPLIVVPAICREKGSPFGAPDICHTYGTAYASLSMAIGAIYLWSFVYNVVRVSSAKVNKEVNGDDSTRVMKSTGTGGMPSPTLPDQQNYSEPLLPSKNCSISVYTHELSFSCAKSKGTVKVSDFDKTWQYLRIISRKLNLKAIFAPSTTAAFIGFTMGLVPQIRNLVIGGNAPFHVVQDSASLLGDAAIPIVTLIVGGNLLRGLKGPAGICMSLVIGVIAVRYVLLPLLGIVIIKTAVRFGLVHSDPLYQFILLLHYALPPAMNIGTITQLFRAGESECSVIMLWTYGLASISLTLWSTAFLWLVS; this is translated from the exons ATGAGGATTCTAGATTTGTTTGTCGTTGCTTCTATGCCAATTATGAAGGTGCTCATGCTGACAGCACTTGGTTCATTTCTTGCCTTGGATCGTATAGATGTTATGGGGGAGAGTGCAAGGAAGCAACTGAATAAT GTTGTTTTTTTCGTGTTTAATCCTGCATTGGTCTCTAGCAGCTTGGCCAAAACGGTTACCTTTGAGAGCATTGTATTGTT GTGGTTCATGCCATTCAATATCCTGCTTACATTTATTATTGGCACAGCAATGGGATGGTTACTAGTAAAAATTACAAAAGCTCCTCAACATATAAGAGGTCTTATTCTGAGTTGCTGTGCAGCAG GAAACGTGGGACACTTGCCCTTAATTGTCGTTCCAGCAATCTGTAGGGAGAAAGGCAGTCCCTTTGGAGCTCCTGACATTTGCCATACGTATGGAACGGCTTATGCTTCACTTTCCATGGCG ATTGGAGCCATTTACTTGTGGTCATTCGTGTACAACGTTGTCCGAGTTTCCTCAGCAAAGGTCAACAAAGAAGTTAACGGAGATGATTCAACTAGAGTTATGAAGTCTACTGGCACAGGAGGCATGCCATCGCCAACCTTACCTGATCAACAGAATTACTCCGAACCTCTTCTTCCTTCCAAAAATTGCTCCATCTCTGTGTATACACATGAATTGTCGTTTTCATGCGCCAAATCAAAGGGAACTGTCAAG GTATCGGATTTCGACAAGACCTGGCAGTATTTAAGGATAATTTCTCGAAAACTCAATTTGAAGGCTATATTTGCACCTTCAACTACTGCTGCG TTTATTGGGTTCACTATGGGTCTAGTTCCCCAAATTCGAAATCTAGTAATTGGTGGTAATGCTCCCTTCCATGTGGTTCAAGACTCTGCTTCCCTGTTGGG GGATGCAGCCATCCCGATCGTGACCCTGATAGTGGGAGGAAACCTTCTAAGAG GTTTGAAAGGACCAGCTGGTATTTGCATGTCACTGGTAATTGGAGTAATTGCTGTTCGGTATGTTTTGCTCCCCTTGTTGGGCATTGTCATCATAAAGACTGCAGTCCGGTTTGGTTTGGTGCACTCCGATCCATTATATCAGTTCATTCTTCTGCTACACTACGCACTTCCACCAGCAATGAATATAG GCACAATTACCCAATTATTTAGAGCTGGAGAGAGCGAATGCTCTGTGATAATGCTGTGGACATACGGGTTAGCCTCAATTTCACTTACACTCTGGTCGACTGCGTTCCTATGGTTAGTGAGTTGA
- the LOC107937819 gene encoding AT-rich interactive domain-containing protein 3 isoform X2, producing MEFEITDTKENENKERELVVPVLGASNLNDGDHPVSPPLQQHPSSPSPVPMEANSITYHTGHANAGRNIQPHSTPAHHSACLLPVSNDQSSLKPDVETTSNVKSESSSIFHFKTHTDSTSDHIQAAEATTDVKTETSSVSPPKLTENAKTETSSALTQSKTNYDCNPIPTCLDEPEPLTPSPLFSDMELLKEKVEDLKNGDNKTELPTTPVNGNNNSELSFFLDDIHFSDGNESGTEEEQSVFMKQLEIFFKERGMEFKPPKFYGEGLNCLKLWRAVTKLGGYDKVTSCKLWRQVGESFKPPKTCTTVSWTFRGFYKKALLDYERHKTRGAELNIPISSQSEAMNVDNQASGSGRARRDAAARAMRGWHSRHFRNCEVSEPILKDKNSISQQKREKQLKSLGLLKRKKPSYLDCAVKASCTKVLKAHVETAVVDIGSPADWVKINVQKTKDCFEVYALVPGLLREELY from the exons ATGGAATTCGAGATAACTGACACCAAGGAAAATGAAAACAAGGAGCGCGAACTAGTTGTTCCAGTATTAGGTGCTTCTAACTTGAACGATGGAGATCATCCTGTTAGTCCACCGCTTCAGCAACATCCTTCCTCTCCTTCCCCCGTGCCCATGGAGGCTAACTCCATAACCTATCACACGGGGCATGCCAATGCTGGTAGGAACATACAACCACATTCTACTCCAGCTCACCACTCAGCGTGCTTACTTCCTGTTTCCAATGATCAATCGTCACTGAAGCCTGATGTAGAAACCACAAGCAATGTGAAATCTGAATCCTCTTCTATTTTTCATTTCAAGACGCACACTGATTCTACCTCCGATCATATTCAAGCTGCTGAAGCTACAACTGATGTCAAAACCGAAACCTCTTCTGTCTCACCTCCTAAACTCACAGAAAATGCCAAAACTGAAACTTCTTCTGCATTAACTCAAAGCAAAACGAATTATGATTGTAACCCCATACCAACTTGCCTTGATGAACCTGAGCCACTTACCCCTTCTCCATTATTTTCTGATATGGAACTACTGAAGGAAAAAGTGGAAGATTTGAAGAATGGGGATAATAAAACGGAGTTGCCTACAACCCCTGTTAATGGGAACAACAATTCTGAGCTCTCATTTTTTTTGGATGACATTCATTTTTCCGATGGCAATGAGTCAGGAACAGAAGAGGAGCAATCAGTCTTCATGAAGCAACTGGAAATTTTCTTCAAAGAGAGAGGCATGGAATTTAAGCCTCCTAAATTTTATGGGGAAGGGCTGAATTGCCTTAA GTTGTGGAGAGCTGTTACTAAATTGGGTGGCTATGACAAG GTAACTTCATGTAAATTGTGGCGGCAAGTTGGAGAATCTTTCAAGCCCCCAAA GACCTGTACTACTGTTTCATGGACATTTCGTGGTTTCTATAAGAAG GCACTCCTTGATTATGAAAGGCATAAGACTCGTGGGGCTGAGCTTAATATACCTATTTCATCGCAATCAGAGGCTATGAATGTTGATAATCAG GCTTCAGGATCTGGTAGAGCACGAAGGGATGCAGCAGCACGTGCTATGAGGGGTTGGCACTCACGTCATTTTCGTAATTGTGAAGTCAGTGAACCAATACTTAAG GATAAGAATTCTATTTCTCAACAAAAGCGTGAGAAACAGCTTAAAAGCCTGG GCCTGCTTAAACGCAAGAAACCATCGTATTTGGACTGTGCTGTCAAGGCTTCATGTACTAAAGTATTGAAGGCACA TGTGGAGACAGCAGTGGTTGATATTGGATCCCCAGCAGATTGGGTTAAGATCAATGTGCAGAAAACT AAAGATTGTTTTGAGGTCTATGCTTTAGTTCCAGGCCTTCTTCGTGAGGAG CTTTACTAA